GTCGTGCGGCAGGGCGCTGCGGTCCAGCCGGTCGTCCGGCCAGCGGGCCAGGGCTGCCCGCAGCGCCTGTGCGCCACGTGTGTATGCGTCCATGACCCCGGCGCGCACGGCCTCGCTGGGCGTGGTGTCCGGCGCGGGCACGTAGCGGGCCGGTGCGCGGCCCCCGGCAGCCAGCGCCGCGCGGTACGCGGCGACCAGTTCCGGGTAGGTTCGCGGCGTGTCAGGCCGTCCGAACAGGGCGCGCAGCGCGGGGCGGGGCACGAGCAGGCCCTGCGTGACGCGCCGGTGCGTGAGGGTCAGGTGCCGCAGGTGCGTGACCGGCGGCCAGCCTCCCGCCGGGGCCGCGAAGAACGTGTCCAGCGGGAGGCTCGCCGCGAACGTGACCCACTCGGCCTGGGCATTGGCCAGTCCGGTGAGGATCTCGTCGCGGCGGTGGGGGTTCACAGCGTGAAGTCCTGGACCTGCGCGGCGGTGCCGACGTTGATGGTACGGGCGTCGGGCAGGATGCGCTTCACGAGGCCGGTCAGGACGGTGCCGGGGCCGAACTCGATGAACACGTCCGCACCTGCGGCGGCGAGGGACTGGATGGTCTCGACCCAGCGGACGGCCCCGGTGATCTGCTCGGTCAGCAGGCCGGGCAGGGCGGTGGGGTCGGTGTTCGGCTGCGCGGTGACGTTCGCATAGACGGGGAAGGCGGGGGGCGCGAACGCGGTCGTCTGGAGGTCCGGGGCGAGCCCGGCCGCGGCGGGGGCCATGAGGGGGCAGTGGAAGGGTGCGCTGACCTTCAGGGGGATGGCCTTCAGGCCGCGGGCTTTCAGGGCGGCGTTCGCGGCGTCCACGCCATCTTTCGTGCCGCTGATGACGGTCTGGGTGGGGGCGTTGAAGTTCGCGGGCTGTGCGCCCTCGGTCCCGGCGCAGACCTCGGCGACGACCGCCGGGTCGCCCATGACGGCGCTCATGGCGCCCGCGCCGACCGGCACGGCCGCCTGCATCAGTTCGCCGCGCTGGCGGGTCAGGCGCAGCGCGTCCCCGAGGCTCAGGGCGTCGGCGGCGACCAGCGCGGAGTATTCGCCCAGCGAGTGCCCGGCGGCGAACGCGGGCGTCAGGCCGGTCTGCGCTCGCCACGCGTGGTACGCGGCGACGCTCGCGGCAACCAGTGCCGGCTGCTGGTTGGCGGTCAGGGTCAGGTCCTCCAGCGGGCCGGATTCGATCACGGCGCGCAGGCCCGGCAGGACGTGCTCGACCTGGGTGTACACCTCGGCCGCCTCGGGGAACGCGGCGGTCAGGTCGGCGCCCATGCCGACGCTGTGCGAGCCCTGACCGGGAAACAGTGCGGCGATCTTCATGCGGTCACCTCCGCCTGCTGGGCATTGCTCTCGGCTTGCAGGCTGGGCGCGCCGCCCCACCACTTCATGGTGCCCGCCACCCAGCTCAGGCCGCCGCCGAACGCGATCAGCAGGAGCTGCTGCCCGTCCGTGATCTGCCCGGCGTCCACGCCTTCACGCAGCACGAGCGGCACGGTCGCGGAACTGGTGTTCCCGTAACGGTCGAGGTTCACGATGGTCTTGTTCATGGGCAGCCCGAAGCGCTCCATGGCGGCCTCGATGATCCGCACGTTCGCCTGGTGCGGGATGACCCAGTCCACGTCGGCGGTGGTCAGGCCGCTCTTGGCGAGGACCTGCGTGCCGCTGTCGCCCAGGACGCGCACGGCGAACTTGAAGACCTCGCGGCCGTTCATGCCGACCGACTCGCCCATGGGGAACCCGCCCGGCAGCTGGGGGGCGGCGCAGCGCAGGTACAGGCTGGACCCACCGTTCCCGTCGGCGCCCATGATGAAGTCCTGGAAGCCGTACCCGGCGGGCACCGGGCCGACCACGGCGGCGCCCGCGCCGTCCCCGAAGAGGATGGCGGTGTTGCGGTCGTTCTGGTCCACGACCTTGCTCAGCGCCTCGGCGCCCACCACGAGCACGCGCCGGGCGCTGCCCGCGAGGATCAGGCCCTGCGCGACGCTCAGGGCGTACACGAAGCCGCTGCACGCGGTGCTCAGGTCGAAGGCGGCCGCGCCGGTCAGGCCGACCTGCATGCCGATCAGCGCGGCGGTGGACGGCATCAGCGCGTCGGGGCTGACGGTGGCGCAGATGACGGCGTCCACGTCCTGCAGCGCCTGCGGGTCGCGGCGCAGCATGTCGCGCACGGCGCCGACGCCCACGTCGCTGGTGTACTCGTCCGGCGCGCTGAAGCGGCGTTCGCGGATGCCGGTGCGGGACTCGATCCAGTCGGCGTTGGTGTCCATGCGGGCCTCGAAGTCGCTGTTCGGCACGACGCGTTCGGGGACGTACATGCCCAGCGCCGTGATGCCCAGCGTGGGCCGGGTGGGGGAGGGGTCGCTCATGGGGGCACCGTAGCATTCTTTGAACGGCCGTTCAATGAATTGAGTTCAGATTTTGGTGGCGTGCAGACCGGCGGCGGGTGCCCTGCCCACCGCCATCTGCACCGAGGGGCGCGAGAACCCGCAACAGGACGCACTCCGGCGTGCAGCAGCCGGGCGTGACCTCCACCCGGCCCCGCAACAGAGGAGCGCATCCTTCTCCCGACGGGCGGGCCACCATCCACCTTCGCCTCGTCCGTTCACGGACAGCAGAAAAGCCGGGGCGCTCCCGCAGGAACGCCCCGGCCCTTCACGCGGGATTACTCCGCGCTCTGCTCTTCGGTTTCGGTGCTCTCGGCGGCCTCGCTGCCTTCGCTCTTCGCGCCGGACAGCTGGGCGATGGCCTGCTGCAGGCCCTTCTCGCGCACGAGGCTGATGTAGTACGAGTTGATGCCGTTCGGCCCGAGCTGCTTGCTCAGTTCGGCAGGGGTCAGGCCGTTGGCCTGCGCCAGGGCGTTCATGGTCTGGTTGAACTCGGCGTCGCTGACCTGCACCTTCAGGTCCTCGGCCAGTTTCTCCAGCACCAGGTCACGCTTCACGCGGCTCTCGGCGTTCTTGCCCAGGTCAGCCATGAAGTCGTCCAGCTTGCCCTGCTCCTGCATGAACGCCTCGTACTCGCCCCACTTGACGCCCTGGCGGCCCAGGTCGTCCTTGATCTCTTCCAGCATGCCCTCGCGGCGGCGGTCCAGCAGTGCCTGGGGAATGTCGGCTTCCATGCCGTCGATCAGCGCGGTGATGAACTCCTCGCGGCGGGCGGCTTCGCCTTCCTGCTGCGCGCGGCGCTCCAGTTCACCTTTCAGGTCGCCCCTGAGGCGCTCCAGGGACTCGAAGTTCAGGCTGCTCGCGAACGCGTCGTCGAGGTCCTGCAGCTGCTTGGTCTTCACGTCCACGACCTTGACGGTCACGGTGTGCTCGGCGTGCTCGTGGTCGCCGTGGCTGTGCGCGGGCACGGTGATCTCCACGGTGTCGCCCTTTGCCTTGCCGACCAGCGCGTCACGGACGTGCGCCTCGGCGACATCCAGGTACACGGGGTACGTGCCGCCATCTTCGCCTTCTTCCTCGATGGTCACCTGGTCGCCGGCCTCGATGGGACGCTCGACGCTCTCGAAGGTGGCGTTGCGTTCGCGCAGGTCGTTCAGGGTGCGCTCGAGCACCTCGTCGGTGATCTCGGGCGCGGCGGCGCTGAGGCTCAGGCCGCTCCAGTCCGCGAGTTTCACTTCGGGGTACGTCTCGCCCTTCACGGTGAACTCGAACGTCTGGCCGCTGGCCAGGGTCTGCGGCTCGATGCTGGCGTCCACGAGGCTGAGTTTCAGTTCGCGGGCGGCCTGGGTGTAGTGGGTTTCCAGCAGGCGGTCACGGACTTCCTGCTCGACGTAGCCCTTGCCCACGCGACCTTCGATGACCTTGCGGGGAGCCTTGCCGGGGCGGAAGCCGGGCACGCGCACGTCGCGCGCCAGACCGGCCCACACCTGGTCGTAGGCGCGGTTCACTTCGGCGGCGGGCACCGACACCTTGAATTCCACCTTGTTGCCTTCTCTGCTGATCAGCTCTGCCATTGGGTCTCCCGTCTGCGCCGCTTCCCCGGCCCCCGGTTCAGGGGTGCGGGCGGTCGCGGCGCGTTCCTCTGTTGAATCTGCCCTGCCGCTCACCGGCGCCCCACCACTGCGGGGGCCTGGGCGCGACATGCCGCCGAGCATGATAGTGCATTTACGCGCAGTGGGCAGGGAGACGGGGCAGAGCAGAGCGGCGGCCCCTGCCCGCTGTGGGTGAGACCGCCGCTCTGAGTGTGGTGCGAGGAAAGGGACTTGAACCCTCACTCCCTACGGGAACCAGATCCTAAGTCTGGTGCGTCTCCTCAAAAACGCTCTCCCTTCCTAGCGCCACTTTTCACCCTCCGGGGTTCTCCACGCTTCACGTAGTCTGCTGCGCTTACCGGGAGCACAGCGATGAACGTACAGGAAGCGATCCTTGAGTTTCAGCGTGACCACAAGGCACGGGGTAGTA
This region of Deinococcus sp. JMULE3 genomic DNA includes:
- the tig gene encoding trigger factor, translating into MAELISREGNKVEFKVSVPAAEVNRAYDQVWAGLARDVRVPGFRPGKAPRKVIEGRVGKGYVEQEVRDRLLETHYTQAARELKLSLVDASIEPQTLASGQTFEFTVKGETYPEVKLADWSGLSLSAAAPEITDEVLERTLNDLRERNATFESVERPIEAGDQVTIEEEGEDGGTYPVYLDVAEAHVRDALVGKAKGDTVEITVPAHSHGDHEHAEHTVTVKVVDVKTKQLQDLDDAFASSLNFESLERLRGDLKGELERRAQQEGEAARREEFITALIDGMEADIPQALLDRRREGMLEEIKDDLGRQGVKWGEYEAFMQEQGKLDDFMADLGKNAESRVKRDLVLEKLAEDLKVQVSDAEFNQTMNALAQANGLTPAELSKQLGPNGINSYYISLVREKGLQQAIAQLSGAKSEGSEAAESTETEEQSAE
- a CDS encoding beta-ketoacyl-ACP synthase III yields the protein MSDPSPTRPTLGITALGMYVPERVVPNSDFEARMDTNADWIESRTGIRERRFSAPDEYTSDVGVGAVRDMLRRDPQALQDVDAVICATVSPDALMPSTAALIGMQVGLTGAAAFDLSTACSGFVYALSVAQGLILAGSARRVLVVGAEALSKVVDQNDRNTAILFGDGAGAAVVGPVPAGYGFQDFIMGADGNGGSSLYLRCAAPQLPGGFPMGESVGMNGREVFKFAVRVLGDSGTQVLAKSGLTTADVDWVIPHQANVRIIEAAMERFGLPMNKTIVNLDRYGNTSSATVPLVLREGVDAGQITDGQQLLLIAFGGGLSWVAGTMKWWGGAPSLQAESNAQQAEVTA
- the fabD gene encoding ACP S-malonyltransferase, whose product is MKIAALFPGQGSHSVGMGADLTAAFPEAAEVYTQVEHVLPGLRAVIESGPLEDLTLTANQQPALVAASVAAYHAWRAQTGLTPAFAAGHSLGEYSALVAADALSLGDALRLTRQRGELMQAAVPVGAGAMSAVMGDPAVVAEVCAGTEGAQPANFNAPTQTVISGTKDGVDAANAALKARGLKAIPLKVSAPFHCPLMAPAAAGLAPDLQTTAFAPPAFPVYANVTAQPNTDPTALPGLLTEQITGAVRWVETIQSLAAAGADVFIEFGPGTVLTGLVKRILPDARTINVGTAAQVQDFTL
- a CDS encoding DinB family protein, which encodes MNPHRRDEILTGLANAQAEWVTFAASLPLDTFFAAPAGGWPPVTHLRHLTLTHRRVTQGLLVPRPALRALFGRPDTPRTYPELVAAYRAALAAGGRAPARYVPAPDTTPSEAVRAGVMDAYTRGAQALRAALARWPDDRLDRSALPHDLLGRVSARELAFFTLYHDLHHLRGVQTALKPQALEIP